One genomic region from Candidatus Nanopelagicales bacterium encodes:
- a CDS encoding EAL domain-containing protein has protein sequence MTPSPLADDIGTGPPDPGPAARTLIQAQDALTPRHTGTVAEATMLIGRETDILAEELQRVADERCRRRVGDMTREPDPTAIPSWHDLLLISDESQEIVCETDTDGIIAWVSGGVSDILDRDPDELTGTLLLDLIHRQDLHRAEEALGRAITSRESQRVKVRLALPSGRHRRMTALMRPLPPPHEPSAGALVLLRQDRSGVALRALATLSQANRVLVRAEDEDELLQKMCRAIAHTGQYPLVWFGRKVLDAEKSVQVVAAAGSSVGYLDTIKVSWGDDPLGRGPTGRAIKSGTTQVLEMFDDDPHFTPWLNTATKQGFACSIAMPITVSGTVEGALMVYADEIGAFDPQALNLLEDLAADLGYGMTRLREASALASAATRVADSERRYRLLAENSSDVVLLADSDRRFQWVSASASSLFGWNPEDLLGHPPEDFIHPDDLPSLMAGLDKADVGKGPLRLRYRFRCADGNYLWVSASSRNAVDPEGHSIGRVVALRDIHDQVQAESELLSREQQYLLLAENASDVVWQVSPEGKIIWASESVTRQLGWTQDRILGHGMDLIHPEDRDRAITGRHDVIRGQVVQGEFRIARADGSWQWMALNVRAAPTPQGIFRIIAMRNVEDEVAARAELAHAIGHDALTGLATRSSFLNRASTALGHLSPGAVSGVLCAGVDNLRAVNDAANYAVGDIELERVASRITRGIGDPDRVGRGSGDEFLILIPQLTAASDAADTAQRVVESVRGALTIAGHTLHPSVSVGIATGGPGSDPDRLIRDAALAMQQAKREGKDRWSFFDPTLAADAQARLNIEADIRVALQSGEFVPWLQPIVSLATGEITGYESLVRWIRDEASVVTPDKFLPIAERTGQVADIDQEILTRSVEWLTRIPAQRSVAVNVSPTTLARLGTAELVGHLLAESGVDPQRLHLEVTETTLLEISDNVRDEMRRIANMGVRWYVDDFGTGYSSISHLRDLPIAGLKLDRSFTSGLDAQDQTCLQLAAALSGLAHGLALDTVAEGVETPQQAALLTEQGWVHAQGWLYAAAAAEPLESVEIPV, from the coding sequence GTGACCCCGTCACCGCTCGCCGATGACATCGGAACCGGTCCACCCGATCCCGGCCCAGCCGCCAGGACACTCATCCAGGCCCAAGACGCTTTGACTCCCCGCCACACCGGCACCGTAGCCGAGGCAACCATGCTGATCGGCCGAGAAACCGACATACTGGCGGAGGAACTCCAGCGTGTCGCTGACGAGCGATGCCGACGACGGGTGGGGGACATGACTCGGGAACCGGACCCGACCGCCATACCGTCCTGGCATGACCTGCTGCTCATCTCCGATGAATCACAGGAGATCGTCTGCGAAACCGACACCGACGGGATCATTGCCTGGGTGTCTGGCGGGGTCAGCGACATCTTGGATCGAGATCCTGACGAGTTGACCGGGACCCTGTTGTTGGACCTGATCCACCGACAGGACCTGCACCGCGCAGAGGAAGCACTCGGTCGGGCGATCACCTCGCGCGAATCCCAGCGAGTCAAGGTCCGGCTCGCGTTGCCCTCGGGCCGACATCGACGCATGACCGCTCTCATGCGTCCCCTGCCCCCTCCGCATGAGCCCTCGGCGGGCGCTCTGGTCCTTCTGCGGCAAGATCGCTCGGGTGTCGCATTGCGGGCCTTGGCCACCTTGTCACAGGCGAATCGAGTCCTCGTTCGTGCGGAGGATGAGGACGAACTCCTGCAGAAGATGTGTCGCGCCATCGCCCACACGGGCCAGTACCCGCTGGTGTGGTTCGGGCGGAAGGTCTTGGACGCCGAGAAGAGCGTCCAAGTCGTGGCGGCGGCCGGCTCGAGTGTCGGCTACCTGGACACCATCAAGGTCTCGTGGGGCGACGACCCCCTCGGTCGCGGTCCTACCGGACGGGCCATCAAGTCGGGCACGACCCAAGTGCTCGAGATGTTCGACGACGACCCCCACTTCACGCCGTGGTTGAACACGGCAACCAAGCAGGGTTTCGCATGCTCGATCGCCATGCCGATCACGGTGTCCGGCACCGTTGAGGGTGCGCTCATGGTCTATGCCGATGAGATCGGAGCCTTCGATCCTCAGGCCCTGAATCTGCTGGAAGACCTCGCCGCCGATCTCGGCTATGGCATGACCCGCCTGCGGGAGGCATCCGCACTCGCATCGGCGGCGACACGAGTCGCCGACAGCGAGCGCCGCTACCGCTTGCTCGCCGAGAACTCCTCCGACGTCGTGCTGTTGGCTGATTCCGACCGGCGCTTCCAGTGGGTCTCCGCCTCCGCCTCTTCCCTGTTCGGCTGGAACCCTGAGGACCTGCTGGGACACCCGCCCGAGGACTTCATCCATCCCGACGACTTGCCCTCACTGATGGCCGGGTTGGACAAAGCCGACGTGGGGAAAGGACCCTTGCGCCTTCGCTATCGGTTCCGCTGCGCCGACGGGAACTACCTGTGGGTGTCCGCATCCAGCCGCAACGCCGTCGACCCTGAGGGCCACTCGATCGGCCGCGTCGTCGCCCTCCGCGATATCCACGACCAGGTCCAAGCGGAGTCGGAGTTGCTGTCGCGCGAGCAGCAGTACCTGTTGCTCGCCGAAAACGCGTCGGATGTGGTCTGGCAGGTGTCGCCCGAAGGGAAGATCATCTGGGCTTCCGAGTCGGTGACCCGCCAACTGGGGTGGACCCAGGACAGAATCCTCGGCCACGGAATGGACCTGATCCACCCCGAGGACCGGGACAGGGCGATCACCGGTCGTCACGATGTCATTCGGGGCCAAGTGGTCCAGGGCGAGTTCCGTATCGCCCGTGCGGATGGATCCTGGCAATGGATGGCCCTCAACGTTCGAGCAGCGCCAACCCCCCAGGGCATCTTCCGCATCATCGCGATGCGTAACGTCGAGGACGAAGTCGCGGCCCGCGCGGAACTGGCCCACGCAATCGGCCATGACGCGCTCACGGGACTCGCCACCCGGTCGAGCTTCCTCAATCGCGCGTCCACAGCATTGGGTCACCTGAGCCCCGGCGCAGTGAGTGGAGTGCTGTGCGCGGGCGTGGACAACCTACGAGCGGTCAACGACGCCGCAAACTATGCGGTCGGAGACATCGAACTGGAACGGGTCGCGAGTCGGATCACACGCGGTATCGGCGACCCCGACCGGGTGGGGCGAGGCTCCGGTGACGAGTTCCTCATCCTCATCCCCCAACTCACGGCGGCCAGCGACGCGGCCGACACCGCGCAACGGGTTGTCGAAAGTGTGCGCGGAGCCTTGACCATCGCGGGCCATACGCTCCATCCGTCGGTGAGTGTCGGTATCGCCACAGGCGGGCCCGGTTCTGATCCGGACCGATTGATCAGAGACGCTGCTCTGGCCATGCAGCAGGCGAAACGGGAAGGCAAGGACAGGTGGTCGTTCTTCGATCCCACCTTGGCCGCCGATGCCCAGGCGCGACTGAACATCGAGGCCGACATCAGGGTGGCGCTGCAATCCGGGGAGTTCGTCCCCTGGTTGCAGCCCATCGTGTCTTTGGCGACGGGAGAAATCACCGGCTACGAATCGCTGGTCCGATGGATCCGCGATGAGGCCAGTGTGGTCACCCCGGACAAGTTCCTCCCGATCGCGGAACGCACCGGACAGGTCGCGGACATCGATCAAGAGATCCTCACACGATCGGTCGAGTGGCTGACCCGCATTCCCGCGCAACGCAGTGTCGCCGTGAACGTCTCGCCGACGACCCTTGCTCGGTTGGGAACGGCGGAACTTGTTGGTCACCTTCTGGCTGAGTCCGGCGTCGATCCCCAGCGGCTCCACCTCGAGGTCACCGAGACGACTCTGCTCGAGATCTCGGACAACGTGCGCGACGAGATGCGGCGCATCGCCAACATGGGAGTTCGGTGGTACGTGGACGACTTCGGTACCGGCTACTCGTCCATCAGCCACCTGCGTGACCTGCCGATAGCGGGCCTGAAACTGGACAGATCCTTCACCTCGGGACTCGACGCGCAGGATCAGACCTGCCTGCAGCTGGCTGCGGCCTTGTCGGGTCTCGCTCACGGTCTCGCGCTCGACACGGTGGCTGAAGGTGTCGAGACGCCACAGCAGGCCGCGCTCCTCACCGAGCAGGGCTGGGTCCATGCCCAGGGCTGGCTGTACGCGGCGGCGGCCGCAGAGCCGTTGGAGTCGGTCGAGATTCCAGTCTGA
- a CDS encoding molybdopterin-dependent oxidoreductase has translation MESGAPVGRRVVLGLVVMGGAGVLLGRRLSDATTAAVSTVAPELQKVLPATGGFRIYTVTNGYPERSIADYRLTIDSGSRRTQLTYAEIADLPQTGLTKDFQCVTGWRVDDAVWSGVLLSDLLSATDVDIGSGALQFTSFDGVYTESLTKDQALRPDVLVATTLYGEPLDRAHGGPVRLVVAPMYGYKSLKWLDGIIVTDEVVPGYWEERGYDIDAWVGRSNGRTDDPVT, from the coding sequence ATGGAATCTGGTGCGCCGGTCGGCCGCCGGGTGGTCCTCGGCCTGGTGGTCATGGGCGGCGCAGGTGTCCTTCTCGGTCGGCGTCTGTCGGACGCGACGACCGCCGCTGTGTCCACCGTGGCGCCCGAACTGCAGAAGGTGTTGCCGGCCACCGGTGGGTTCCGCATCTACACGGTCACCAATGGCTATCCGGAACGCAGCATTGCGGACTACCGGTTGACCATCGATAGCGGTTCCCGGCGAACGCAGTTGACCTACGCGGAAATTGCCGACCTACCCCAGACCGGGCTCACCAAGGACTTCCAGTGCGTGACCGGCTGGCGCGTCGACGACGCCGTTTGGAGTGGGGTGCTGCTGTCGGATCTCCTTTCCGCCACCGATGTCGACATCGGTTCCGGAGCCCTACAGTTCACGTCCTTTGATGGCGTCTACACCGAGTCCCTGACCAAGGACCAGGCGCTGCGTCCCGACGTACTGGTCGCCACGACGTTGTACGGCGAACCCCTCGACCGCGCCCACGGAGGGCCGGTGCGTCTGGTGGTTGCGCCCATGTACGGCTACAAGTCGCTGAAGTGGCTCGACGGGATCATCGTCACGGACGAGGTCGTACCCGGCTACTGGGAGGAGCGCGGCTACGACATCGACGCATGGGTGGGACGATCCAACGGGCGCACGGATGACCCCGTCACCTGA
- a CDS encoding cytochrome b/b6 domain-containing protein — protein sequence MTPSPEPRLARFSRAERWTHRAIAVLVVTLIVSAACLYFPDLSALVGNRELFKRLHIIAGFVLPVPILIALCIAAFRADLTRLNRFTPDDWRWFRKQQRRTGALKIGKFNAGQKLHSHVEAGALIVLFGTGMIMYFSGASLMICAPVRRSSTTGWHWGWPCSSPATCTRPTPMRVLARGCGPDT from the coding sequence ATGACCCCGTCACCTGAGCCGCGCCTCGCCCGATTCTCGCGCGCCGAACGGTGGACCCACCGAGCGATCGCGGTGTTGGTGGTCACACTCATCGTGAGTGCGGCCTGTTTGTACTTCCCCGATCTCAGTGCCCTGGTAGGCAACCGGGAACTGTTCAAGCGACTCCACATCATCGCCGGTTTCGTGCTTCCGGTCCCGATCCTGATCGCGCTGTGTATCGCCGCGTTCCGGGCGGATCTCACTCGGTTGAACCGGTTCACCCCCGATGACTGGCGTTGGTTCCGCAAGCAGCAGCGCCGCACCGGCGCCCTCAAGATCGGCAAGTTCAACGCGGGTCAGAAGTTGCACTCCCACGTGGAGGCGGGCGCCCTGATCGTGCTCTTCGGCACGGGAATGATCATGTATTTCTCCGGAGCTTCTCTGATGATCTGCGCACCGGTGCGACGTTCGTCCACGACTGGGTGGCACTGGGGGTGGCCCTGCTCGTCGCCGGCCACGTGTACAAGGCCTACTCCGATGCGGGTGCTCGCGAGGGGATGCGGACCGGATACGTGA
- a CDS encoding NAD(P)-dependent alcohol dehydrogenase, whose product MMTRDDRTPVELAPALPERMRAIVQRQYGSADQLRIEQVDSPPLPAQGQVLVKVAAAGLDRGTWHLMTGQPYLVRPAVGLRRPRNPVPGRDVAGTIVAIGPGVSRFTLGDRVFGVAPGSFAEYALADEKKLAAAPNSLTNTQAATLGISGLTALQALHNSGRLAAGQRVLILGASGGVGTYAVQMAKATGAEVTGVCSGPKIEPVRALGADHVIDYQIHDPIDGTQQYDLIVDIGGNRGIARLRRALTPTGTLAVVGGENAGKWTGGLGRQLRAAARSPFLRQRLVMVVSAERGSDLETLAHMADEGHLRPVLDSVFPLERAADAMRRLESGQVCGKVAIDVEEDASAA is encoded by the coding sequence ATGATGACCCGCGACGACCGCACTCCCGTTGAGCTCGCCCCAGCACTCCCCGAGAGAATGCGCGCGATCGTGCAGCGCCAGTACGGCTCGGCGGACCAACTGCGAATCGAGCAGGTCGACTCGCCACCGTTACCTGCTCAAGGGCAGGTCCTGGTCAAGGTTGCGGCTGCGGGACTTGACCGGGGTACCTGGCACCTCATGACGGGACAGCCCTATCTGGTTCGCCCGGCCGTGGGCCTGCGTCGGCCCCGCAACCCGGTGCCTGGTCGCGATGTGGCTGGGACCATCGTCGCAATCGGCCCGGGCGTCTCGAGATTCACGCTTGGCGATCGGGTCTTCGGGGTCGCTCCTGGATCGTTCGCCGAGTATGCGCTGGCCGATGAGAAGAAACTTGCCGCTGCGCCGAACTCGCTGACGAACACACAAGCAGCAACTCTCGGCATCTCGGGCCTGACCGCCCTGCAGGCACTTCACAACAGTGGCCGGCTCGCAGCCGGTCAGCGGGTCCTCATCCTCGGGGCATCGGGAGGAGTCGGCACGTACGCTGTGCAGATGGCCAAAGCGACCGGCGCCGAGGTGACGGGTGTGTGCAGCGGTCCCAAGATCGAACCAGTTCGCGCGCTCGGGGCCGATCACGTGATCGATTACCAGATCCACGATCCGATCGACGGCACCCAGCAGTACGACCTCATCGTCGACATCGGGGGCAATCGCGGCATTGCCCGGCTCCGGCGGGCGCTCACCCCCACCGGGACGCTCGCAGTCGTCGGCGGCGAGAACGCCGGGAAGTGGACCGGGGGGTTGGGCCGACAGTTGCGCGCCGCTGCCCGATCCCCCTTCCTGCGCCAACGTCTGGTCATGGTGGTCTCGGCCGAGCGGGGGTCCGATCTGGAGACGCTCGCCCACATGGCCGATGAGGGCCACCTTCGTCCTGTCTTGGACAGCGTCTTCCCACTCGAGCGGGCCGCTGACGCGATGCGCAGACTCGAGAGCGGCCAGGTGTGCGGCAAGGTCGCGATCGACGTCGAGGAGGACGCTTCAGCGGCATGA
- a CDS encoding heme-binding protein — protein sequence MTEQQQYVVLDRQGSVELRRYEACTVADVVVRGSQEQAGNAAFRPLIRYISGHNETRHKLAMTAPVVQEQAGERLAMTAPVMQQSAGPDSWTVSFVLPGGRALEAYPIPSDPQVTLRHVPEHTAAALRWSGRWTQANVARRTQELRQAITSAGWVAQGSPRWARFDPPWKPPFARRNEIVISVSDPDEG from the coding sequence ATGACCGAACAACAGCAGTACGTGGTGCTGGATCGACAAGGCTCGGTGGAACTGCGCCGATATGAGGCCTGCACCGTGGCGGACGTTGTCGTGCGCGGATCGCAGGAGCAGGCCGGCAACGCCGCCTTCCGCCCATTGATCCGGTACATCTCAGGGCACAATGAGACCCGCCACAAGCTCGCCATGACCGCCCCGGTCGTTCAGGAACAAGCCGGCGAAAGGTTGGCGATGACCGCGCCGGTGATGCAGCAGTCGGCCGGACCCGACAGCTGGACGGTGTCGTTCGTGTTGCCCGGAGGTCGCGCACTGGAGGCCTACCCCATCCCTTCCGATCCTCAGGTCACACTGCGCCACGTGCCAGAACACACGGCCGCTGCCCTGCGGTGGTCGGGACGGTGGACCCAGGCCAACGTGGCGCGCCGCACCCAGGAGCTGAGACAGGCGATCACTTCCGCCGGGTGGGTCGCGCAGGGCTCACCGCGTTGGGCGCGTTTCGACCCGCCGTGGAAACCCCCATTCGCCCGGCGCAACGAGATAGTGATCAGCGTTTCCGACCCCGACGAGGGGTGA